A single genomic interval of Metasolibacillus fluoroglycofenilyticus harbors:
- the mreC gene encoding rod shape-determining protein MreC, with amino-acid sequence MPHFSNKKIIVLLVSTVFLVALIGFSLSNRHNATLPEQIIKDTVGFAQSLVAKPASYITGIYGNIEALLNTYDENKRLKSRLEDFVVLQSEVDGLKSENKKLRELIDKEESLREYQPIHATVIARNPDQWEEKLILNKGQVHGIEKNMAVMTAQGLIGKIIAVTPFTSEVELLYTNNANYRVSALVQGEKEDIAGLIEGYDGERNELILKRIDSNKEIEVGKHVVTSGLGGIFPKGILIGEVTEVTTEDFGLTKMAFVKPSSDFAMLENVIIAKREVTSVDGSDGSGTNVNLTDPPEEEGEE; translated from the coding sequence ATGCCACATTTTTCAAATAAAAAAATTATCGTGTTATTAGTTAGCACAGTTTTTCTAGTGGCATTGATTGGCTTCTCGTTAAGCAACCGTCATAATGCAACATTACCAGAGCAAATTATTAAAGATACTGTCGGCTTTGCACAATCACTTGTTGCAAAGCCAGCAAGTTACATAACAGGTATATATGGTAACATCGAAGCCTTGCTAAATACGTATGATGAAAACAAACGTTTAAAAAGTCGACTAGAAGATTTTGTCGTTTTACAATCCGAAGTCGACGGATTAAAATCAGAAAATAAAAAGCTTCGTGAGTTAATTGACAAGGAAGAAAGCTTGCGAGAATATCAGCCGATTCATGCAACTGTAATTGCACGAAATCCTGATCAATGGGAAGAGAAACTTATTTTAAACAAAGGTCAAGTTCATGGAATTGAAAAAAATATGGCCGTTATGACAGCGCAAGGGTTAATCGGCAAAATTATCGCGGTAACGCCATTTACATCGGAAGTCGAATTACTCTACACAAACAATGCCAATTACCGAGTTTCAGCACTTGTACAAGGTGAGAAAGAAGATATTGCAGGTTTAATTGAAGGATATGACGGGGAGCGTAACGAATTAATTTTAAAGCGCATCGATTCCAATAAGGAAATTGAAGTTGGAAAGCATGTTGTTACTTCAGGTTTAGGTGGTATTTTCCCAAAAGGTATTTTAATTGGCGAAGTAACGGAAGTAACGACAGAAGACTTTGGACTAACGAAGATGGCATTTGTTAAGCCATCGTCGGATTTTGCTATGCTTGAAAATGTTATTATTGCGAAGCGTGAAGTGACTTCTGTTGATGGCTCAGATGGAAGTGGCACAAATGTTAATTTGACAGACCCGCCAGAGGAAGAGGGAGAGGAATAA
- a CDS encoding bifunctional folylpolyglutamate synthase/dihydrofolate synthase — MFQTMQQCTDFIFQLKASSYKGAPLESAQKILSALGHPEHKTKFIHFAGSNGKGSTLNATREILMAHGLKVGAFTSPHLERANERITINQQEISDKQFLHYANAVVQAVQDHLNGQFPSFFEIVTLIALQHFAHEKIDIALLETGIGGRLDVTNVITPEVSVITTISLEHTDMLGDTYALIAAEKAGIIKKGKPVVVGVENQEALKVIRQTALQQGAPLYLLHEAFHIERLQNGIFHYKEDSVIRHIQPAMEGAHQQNNAALAIKASQLILGHLQEDAVRTALQRAKWQGRFERFGQQLILDGAHNSEGTAALIQTLQQVEPTKKYHFLYAALQDKDHSVSIQMMERIATALYFTTIPMPRAASAQVLADQSEHFNKQVVEDWAHFLTEKLPQLAQDEVLIVTGSLYFIGEVRTFLKERGM, encoded by the coding sequence AGCACAAAACGAAGTTTATTCATTTTGCAGGCTCGAATGGCAAAGGCTCTACATTAAATGCCACGAGGGAAATTTTAATGGCGCATGGACTCAAAGTAGGCGCTTTTACTTCGCCACATTTAGAGCGTGCAAACGAGCGCATTACAATTAACCAGCAGGAAATTTCGGATAAGCAGTTTTTACACTATGCGAATGCAGTCGTGCAAGCAGTCCAAGACCATCTAAATGGGCAATTCCCGAGTTTTTTTGAAATTGTGACATTGATTGCCTTGCAGCATTTTGCACATGAAAAAATAGATATTGCACTGCTTGAAACGGGAATTGGTGGCCGACTGGATGTAACAAATGTGATTACACCTGAAGTAAGTGTGATTACGACAATCTCACTGGAACATACAGATATGTTAGGGGATACATATGCGCTCATTGCAGCGGAAAAGGCTGGTATTATAAAAAAGGGCAAGCCCGTTGTTGTAGGCGTAGAAAATCAAGAGGCGCTAAAAGTGATTCGACAAACAGCATTGCAACAGGGAGCGCCACTGTATCTTTTGCATGAAGCTTTTCATATTGAGCGTTTACAAAATGGAATCTTCCATTATAAAGAAGATAGTGTCATCAGACATATTCAGCCTGCGATGGAGGGGGCACATCAGCAAAATAATGCAGCACTTGCCATAAAGGCGAGTCAGCTTATACTAGGTCATTTGCAAGAGGACGCTGTGCGCACAGCATTACAGCGTGCTAAATGGCAAGGGCGTTTTGAACGATTTGGGCAGCAGTTAATTTTAGATGGAGCGCATAATTCAGAGGGCACTGCTGCATTAATTCAAACATTACAGCAAGTGGAGCCAACAAAAAAATATCATTTCCTATATGCCGCATTGCAGGATAAAGACCACAGTGTTAGTATCCAGATGATGGAACGAATTGCAACGGCTCTTTATTTCACAACCATTCCGATGCCACGCGCAGCTTCAGCTCAAGTGCTAGCTGACCAAAGTGAGCATTTCAATAAGCAAGTTGTGGAAGATTGGGCGCATTTTTTAACCGAGAAGCTACCGCAGTTGGCACAGGATGAAGTACTAATTGTGACAGGCTCCTTGTATTTCATAGGTGAGGTGCGAACTTTTTTGAAGGAGCGAGGTATGTGA
- a CDS encoding Maf family protein, whose protein sequence is MNITTQTKFVLASASPRRKELLAQLHIPFEVITSNVEETSVQAQSVEQYVQGVARLKTRDVAAKCHGKTVIGADTIVVFQNRLLHKPKSRAEAVQHLQALSNNRHRVLTAVVIIQPDGEETVFVEETIVIFKKLSAKLIEAYVDSGDPFDKAGGYGIQTHGALFVERIEGDYNNVVGFPLASVFEQLIHLRLLTI, encoded by the coding sequence ATGAATATTACAACACAAACAAAATTTGTACTTGCTTCAGCATCGCCAAGACGTAAGGAGCTACTAGCACAGCTTCACATTCCGTTTGAGGTAATTACGAGCAATGTAGAGGAAACGAGCGTGCAAGCACAATCAGTTGAGCAGTATGTACAGGGAGTCGCTCGTTTAAAAACACGTGATGTCGCGGCGAAGTGTCATGGGAAAACGGTTATTGGTGCTGATACAATCGTTGTTTTTCAAAATCGTTTACTACATAAGCCAAAAAGCCGCGCTGAAGCTGTCCAGCATTTGCAAGCACTATCAAATAATCGCCATCGTGTATTAACGGCTGTAGTAATTATTCAACCAGATGGAGAAGAAACGGTTTTCGTTGAAGAAACAATCGTAATTTTTAAAAAGCTGTCAGCTAAGCTAATTGAAGCATATGTTGATTCTGGTGACCCGTTTGATAAGGCGGGAGGCTATGGTATTCAAACACATGGTGCTCTTTTTGTCGAGCGAATTGAAGGTGATTATAATAACGTAGTAGGATTCCCGCTAGCTTCAGTATTTGAGCAACTCATTCATCTACGCCTACTAACAATTTAA
- the radC gene encoding RadC family protein, whose amino-acid sequence MTMFQALKIRDVHEADRPRERLIRQGAQSLSNQELLAILLRTGTKEASVLALANRVLMDFEKLHALKHATFEEITSIKGIGEAKAVQLLAAIELGRRLAQKEIDSRYTIRSPEDAAAYLMPEMESLTQENFVALFLNTKNQIIHKQTIFIGSLNASIVHPRELFREAIKRSAASIICAHNHPSGNATPSPEDIDVTQRLQEAGIIIGIELLDHVIIGNHQYISMKEKGLM is encoded by the coding sequence ATGACAATGTTTCAAGCATTGAAAATACGTGATGTTCATGAAGCAGATCGTCCAAGAGAACGCTTAATACGCCAAGGTGCGCAAAGTTTATCCAATCAAGAATTACTAGCTATTTTGTTGCGCACAGGTACAAAAGAAGCATCAGTACTCGCCCTCGCTAATCGAGTACTGATGGATTTTGAAAAGCTCCACGCATTAAAGCATGCTACATTTGAAGAAATAACCTCGATTAAAGGAATTGGTGAAGCTAAAGCTGTCCAGCTTCTCGCAGCTATTGAGCTTGGTAGAAGGCTCGCGCAAAAAGAAATTGACTCCCGTTACACGATACGTTCCCCTGAAGATGCAGCCGCATATTTAATGCCTGAAATGGAATCTTTAACTCAAGAAAATTTCGTCGCCCTCTTTTTAAACACTAAAAACCAAATTATCCATAAGCAAACGATTTTTATTGGCTCGCTTAATGCTAGCATAGTTCACCCGAGAGAGCTGTTTCGTGAAGCAATAAAGCGCTCTGCGGCTTCCATAATTTGTGCGCATAACCATCCGTCAGGTAATGCCACGCCAAGTCCAGAAGATATTGATGTTACACAGCGCTTGCAGGAGGCTGGGATAATTATTGGCATTGAGCTACTCGATCATGTAATTATTGGAAATCATCAATATATTAGTATGAAAGAGAAGGGGCTTATGTAG
- a CDS encoding bifunctional folylpolyglutamate synthase/dihydrofolate synthase: protein MIPKLDDYKRRWQLPSDDVIKPGLTRILQALQQLGQPEQSLQVVHFAGTNGKGSTLTFVEHIARAYGLTVGKFMSPCIVDVHDQISIDGQPISRRQMDAVFQQMAEAKLHHLLTDFELLTCAALLHFRNEQVDLVLLEAGMGGREDSTNVAIPIVSVIPSIALEHTNFLGTTLAQIAGHKAGIIKQNKPTVIGRLPKEAYEVVKAEAKQQNSSLSILGEGFEVDGTTYRHLVRQIEINHLERRLLGMHQGENMAVAITAFLEVASALSLKLDTAAIQQGVYNAQVAGRFEQVSENVYFDGAHNPASIAALVQTIQQQFPNEQVEIIIGMLADKDVVKAIQLLEPIASKFIFVDFMNLRAMKAQHMLEIPSTVGGTIMTLEEVAHYLKRGHSTKIVTGSLYLLSELREVCSL, encoded by the coding sequence ATGATTCCAAAACTCGATGATTATAAAAGACGCTGGCAATTGCCGAGTGATGATGTAATTAAGCCAGGGCTTACGCGTATATTGCAAGCATTACAGCAGCTTGGACAGCCTGAGCAGTCACTACAAGTGGTACATTTTGCTGGAACAAATGGCAAAGGCTCAACATTAACATTTGTTGAGCACATTGCACGGGCTTATGGTTTGACAGTTGGTAAATTTATGTCGCCATGCATTGTTGATGTACATGATCAAATTTCAATAGATGGGCAGCCAATTTCTCGCAGGCAAATGGATGCGGTGTTTCAGCAAATGGCTGAGGCGAAGCTACATCATTTATTAACTGACTTTGAGCTTTTAACATGTGCGGCCTTGCTGCATTTTCGAAACGAACAAGTAGATTTAGTGTTACTTGAAGCTGGCATGGGGGGGAGAGAGGATAGCACGAATGTTGCTATACCTATCGTCTCAGTAATTCCGAGCATCGCACTAGAGCATACGAATTTTTTAGGAACGACTCTTGCGCAAATTGCAGGACATAAAGCGGGCATTATAAAGCAAAATAAGCCTACTGTAATTGGTCGTTTGCCAAAGGAGGCTTATGAAGTTGTAAAAGCCGAGGCAAAGCAGCAAAATTCGTCACTTTCTATTCTTGGTGAAGGGTTTGAAGTAGATGGAACAACTTATCGACATTTAGTACGTCAAATCGAAATCAATCATCTAGAGCGAAGACTGCTTGGCATGCATCAAGGAGAGAATATGGCAGTTGCGATTACGGCCTTTTTAGAAGTAGCTTCCGCACTGTCGTTAAAGTTAGATACGGCTGCCATCCAACAGGGAGTATACAATGCACAAGTGGCAGGACGTTTTGAGCAAGTTTCAGAAAATGTCTATTTTGATGGTGCTCATAACCCCGCAAGCATTGCAGCGCTTGTACAGACAATTCAGCAGCAGTTTCCAAATGAACAAGTGGAAATTATTATTGGCATGTTAGCAGATAAAGACGTTGTTAAGGCAATACAGTTATTAGAGCCTATTGCAAGTAAATTTATTTTTGTTGATTTTATGAACCTACGTGCAATGAAAGCACAGCATATGTTAGAAATACCATCAACTGTTGGTGGTACTATAATGACACTGGAGGAAGTCGCTCATTATTTAAAGCGTGGTCATTCGACAAAAATCGTGACGGGCTCCTTATATTTATTAAGCGAACTAAGAGAGGTTTGCTCATTATAA
- a CDS encoding rod shape-determining protein, with translation MFGIGNKDVGIDLGTANTLVFVKGKGIVLREPSVVAKNIKTGDIVAVGNDAKNMIGRTPGSIVAIRPMKDGVIADFDITTAMIQYYLKEALKNSGSNWKKPNVMICVPFGITSVEQRAVIDASRQAGAKDAFTIEEPFAAAIGANLPVWDPTGSMVVDIGGGTTEVAVISLGGVVTSESVRIGGDAMDQAIIAYIRKTYNLTIGERTAEAIKMEIGSARADDNNAMMDIRGRDLVTGLPKTIEITAQEISESLRESVTAIIDGVKRTLEQTPPELSADVMERGIVLTGGGALLQNLDKVISSETNMPVFIAEDPLDCVAIGTGKALDNIDLIRAQQLKG, from the coding sequence TTGTTTGGAATTGGAAATAAGGATGTCGGGATTGATCTCGGCACAGCAAATACACTAGTTTTTGTTAAAGGAAAAGGAATTGTTTTACGCGAACCTTCAGTAGTGGCGAAAAATATCAAAACAGGCGATATCGTCGCTGTAGGAAATGACGCGAAAAATATGATTGGACGTACACCAGGCTCAATTGTGGCGATTCGTCCAATGAAAGATGGCGTCATCGCAGATTTTGATATTACAACAGCGATGATTCAATATTATTTGAAGGAAGCTTTAAAAAATTCAGGTTCAAACTGGAAAAAGCCGAATGTAATGATTTGCGTACCATTCGGTATTACGTCAGTAGAGCAGCGTGCAGTAATTGATGCATCGCGCCAAGCAGGGGCGAAGGATGCATTTACAATTGAGGAGCCGTTTGCAGCAGCAATCGGTGCGAATTTGCCAGTATGGGACCCAACTGGTTCGATGGTAGTAGATATCGGTGGTGGTACGACTGAAGTAGCTGTTATTTCACTGGGGGGTGTTGTAACGAGCGAATCTGTTCGTATTGGTGGCGATGCAATGGACCAAGCAATCATTGCTTATATTCGTAAAACATATAATTTAACAATTGGTGAGCGTACAGCAGAAGCAATTAAAATGGAAATTGGTAGTGCGCGTGCAGATGACAATAATGCAATGATGGATATTCGAGGACGCGATCTTGTGACAGGTTTACCAAAAACAATTGAAATTACTGCACAAGAGATTTCAGAGTCTTTACGTGAATCAGTGACAGCAATTATCGATGGGGTGAAGCGCACGTTAGAGCAAACACCGCCTGAATTATCTGCTGACGTAATGGAGCGAGGCATCGTTTTAACTGGTGGTGGCGCTTTATTACAAAACTTAGATAAAGTTATTAGCTCTGAAACAAATATGCCTGTCTTTATTGCGGAGGATCCATTAGATTGTGTAGCGATTGGAACAGGAAAGGCGTTAGACAATATCGACTTAATTCGCGCACAGCAATTAAAAGGATAA